In Parasegetibacter sp. NRK P23, a single genomic region encodes these proteins:
- a CDS encoding FixH family protein, which yields MNWGKGILIVFILFATLIGTLVFKSNGVKTELVTKNYYEEELAYQDKIDGMTNARRHDMNATVSQDNETLRFQWPDSLDFPTEGELWFYYASDASRDRKMRFSTAGSGVFELDKSVLSTGDYQVKISWEKAGKKYYQSCPVSIY from the coding sequence ATGAACTGGGGTAAAGGAATACTGATCGTTTTCATTTTGTTCGCCACACTCATAGGCACACTCGTGTTTAAAAGCAATGGCGTGAAAACGGAGCTTGTCACGAAGAATTATTATGAAGAAGAGCTGGCGTACCAGGATAAGATTGATGGCATGACCAACGCGCGGCGCCATGATATGAACGCGACAGTTTCACAGGACAACGAAACGCTCCGTTTCCAATGGCCGGATTCGCTGGACTTTCCCACAGAAGGAGAGCTATGGTTCTACTATGCTTCAGATGCATCAAGGGATCGGAAGATGCGTTTTTCCACAGCGGGTTCCGGTGTTTTTGAGCTGGATAAATCGGTGTTATCAACGGGGGATTACCAGGTGAAAATCAGTTGGGAAAAGGCGGGTAAAAAATACTATCAATCATGTCCGGTATCCATCTACTGA